The sequence below is a genomic window from Candidatus Hydrogenedentota bacterium.
GGTGGCGCTGCGCGTCAAGCAGCAGTTCCGAGTCCACCACGTCAATGTGCAGGAACATGCCGCCCAAGTCCGTGAACCCGCGCATGAGCCCCGCCAGCGCGGTGACGCCCGCCTCGCCGCGCACCGTGT
It includes:
- a CDS encoding pyruvate formate-lyase; translation: TVRGEAGVTALAGLMRGFTDLGGMFLHIDVVDSELLLDAQRHPEKYPNLAVRIAGWSARFATLNKDWQDMVIARTQQRA